The Sorangiineae bacterium MSr11367 genome window below encodes:
- a CDS encoding histidine kinase, whose amino-acid sequence MRTSSPASPGSSLWRWRAIAVGVVSTLFILTAIPALRAHIGGRDIPLPLAIGAANFLVVPIILSIVDRVLVRYASSILSRMMVGTVVAALVGGTMSSLMWSGLIPHVARKFHDADRPTESVLGTFGVGAILSVLVVGAWSLAAIFPRVLEQEKVRALQVANLELEAAQLRAEGELARLRGQLEPHFLLNTLNLISGLVGMDVDKARRTIVNLGDLLRDALETHGECQSIDDEIQWLERYCEILVARHGPRLTFEWDVDQMARNACLPRLLLQPLVENAIVHGALRAAGSGVVSVRVRMPTSERVEISVEDNGPGLAESTRAGAVGVANVRRRLELTRPDAIFALESDATGTLAFLSLPYTIHIPGEGKR is encoded by the coding sequence ATGCGCACGTCGTCTCCAGCATCACCCGGGTCGAGCCTATGGAGATGGCGAGCGATCGCCGTCGGGGTCGTCTCCACTCTCTTCATCCTGACGGCGATCCCCGCCCTCCGCGCGCACATCGGCGGACGAGATATTCCGCTTCCACTCGCCATCGGCGCCGCCAACTTCCTCGTCGTTCCCATCATCCTCTCCATTGTCGACCGGGTCCTCGTTCGATACGCGAGCAGCATTCTTTCGCGCATGATGGTCGGGACCGTCGTTGCCGCGCTCGTCGGTGGCACGATGAGCTCCCTCATGTGGTCCGGATTGATCCCGCACGTGGCACGGAAGTTTCACGATGCGGACCGGCCGACCGAGTCGGTTCTCGGGACCTTTGGCGTGGGAGCGATCCTCAGCGTTCTCGTCGTCGGCGCTTGGTCACTTGCGGCGATCTTTCCGCGCGTGCTCGAGCAAGAGAAAGTCCGTGCGTTGCAGGTCGCGAACCTCGAACTCGAAGCGGCGCAGCTTCGCGCGGAAGGCGAGCTTGCCCGCCTCCGGGGCCAGCTCGAGCCTCATTTCCTACTCAACACGCTGAATCTGATCTCCGGGCTGGTCGGAATGGACGTGGACAAGGCGCGCCGCACGATCGTGAATCTCGGCGACCTTCTCCGTGACGCGCTCGAAACGCACGGCGAATGCCAATCCATCGACGACGAAATCCAGTGGCTCGAACGATACTGCGAGATCCTCGTTGCTCGGCATGGTCCGAGGCTCACGTTCGAATGGGACGTCGACCAAATGGCGCGCAATGCTTGTCTGCCACGCCTTCTCCTGCAGCCGCTGGTCGAAAACGCCATCGTTCACGGAGCGTTGCGCGCTGCCGGAAGTGGTGTCGTTTCCGTTCGCGTTCGGATGCCGACTTCGGAGCGCGTCGAGATCTCCGTGGAGGACAATGGCCCTGGTCTCGCAGAGTCCACGCGAGCAGGTGCGGTTGGAGTCGCCAACGTTCGGCGCCGACTCGAACTGACCCGTCCCGACGCCATCTTTGCTCTGGAGAGCGATGCCACCGGCACACTCGCTTTTCTGAGCCTCCCCTATACGATTCACATCCCAGGAGAAGGCAAGCGATGA
- a CDS encoding LytTR family DNA-binding domain-containing protein, translating into MRPDEKLRVVVLEDEWVARNFLVEMIEATGIASVVGAMETFDEAVSFMSKAPSSIDVVFVDINLVGSSHNGLELIQQFVKRPGAPAFVLATALREHALEAFEMGVVDYVLKPFDERRVLKCLEKLHAARRNSDYASEPSRPLRIIARNKRNLVFLNLGEVWAVEASEGMTQVHSGRGTFDIDISLDTIATSFGRDFLRVHRNWLVSEEHVLELERDSGESALLVGSRSPDGSSLRVPIARDRLSNLRARLMHEGVGVRRR; encoded by the coding sequence ATGAGACCCGACGAGAAGCTCCGAGTCGTAGTTCTCGAGGACGAATGGGTTGCGCGAAACTTCCTCGTCGAGATGATCGAAGCTACGGGGATCGCCTCCGTCGTCGGTGCGATGGAAACCTTCGACGAGGCGGTCTCCTTCATGAGCAAGGCGCCGTCCAGCATCGATGTCGTGTTCGTCGACATCAACCTCGTAGGCTCCTCCCACAACGGGCTCGAGCTCATTCAGCAATTCGTCAAACGACCTGGCGCACCGGCATTCGTGTTGGCCACTGCCTTGCGAGAGCATGCCCTCGAGGCGTTCGAGATGGGGGTGGTCGACTACGTGCTCAAGCCTTTCGACGAGAGAAGGGTCTTGAAGTGTCTCGAGAAGCTCCACGCAGCCCGCAGAAACTCCGACTACGCATCGGAGCCGAGTCGCCCATTACGCATCATTGCGCGCAACAAGCGCAACCTGGTGTTTTTGAACCTCGGCGAGGTGTGGGCCGTCGAGGCTTCCGAGGGAATGACTCAGGTGCATTCCGGTCGCGGGACGTTCGATATCGATATCTCGTTGGATACGATTGCCACATCCTTCGGCCGCGACTTTTTGCGCGTTCATCGGAACTGGCTGGTGAGTGAGGAGCACGTTCTCGAACTCGAACGAGATTCCGGCGAATCCGCGCTCCTCGTGGGCAGTCGAAGCCCCGACGGCTCCTCGTTGCGGGTGCCAATCGCCAGGGACCGATTGTCCAATCTGCGGGCTCGTTTGATGCACGAAGGGGTTGGCGTGAGGCGACGCTAA
- a CDS encoding peptidyl-prolyl cis-trans isomerase: protein MTRHRYPFTLIALTVSCLACSSPNARAPQLTSNPATLSAPAPALPTAAPPQTTEVVSKQTSVVVEYAIVSSSWLAPFVRVDANELKTWTAQALKEGRLPEVRHILVKVDAATGSDRVARKHAEALIARLRKGEDFAAIAREESDDPGSGARGGSVGADTSRFVEPFRHVAATLRPGQLTRRPVHTRYGWHIIRKDRATPSASSAAYQRDIAPRVAETVAQEILKRRTSTSSMDAARAEATAALLAPGADKGTGAPIVRTFDPAKDNEAAEATCRATANELRLRLQAMLRDQTAAPVLTPPTGLPICGDDLDALRTFAAEAKPQESRIVEGDGHRQLILYAAPVPNEPVTLRP, encoded by the coding sequence ATGACGCGCCATCGATATCCATTTACGCTCATCGCCTTGACCGTGTCGTGCCTCGCCTGTTCCTCGCCGAATGCTCGGGCGCCGCAACTGACCTCGAATCCTGCGACATTGTCGGCACCCGCTCCGGCACTTCCGACGGCCGCGCCACCCCAGACGACGGAGGTGGTCTCGAAGCAAACATCCGTCGTGGTTGAATATGCCATCGTGAGCTCGAGTTGGCTCGCGCCATTCGTTCGCGTCGATGCGAACGAATTGAAGACCTGGACGGCCCAAGCTTTGAAGGAAGGGCGCCTTCCGGAAGTGCGCCACATCCTCGTCAAGGTCGACGCTGCGACGGGCAGCGACAGGGTCGCGAGAAAGCACGCCGAAGCCTTGATTGCGCGCCTTCGCAAGGGGGAGGATTTCGCGGCGATCGCGCGCGAGGAGTCCGACGATCCCGGGTCGGGAGCGCGTGGAGGTTCGGTGGGCGCGGACACATCGCGCTTCGTCGAACCATTTCGACATGTAGCCGCCACGCTCCGGCCGGGTCAACTCACGCGTCGGCCCGTTCATACACGCTACGGCTGGCACATCATTCGAAAAGATCGCGCCACGCCTAGCGCGTCGTCGGCCGCATACCAACGCGACATCGCTCCCCGCGTCGCGGAGACCGTTGCCCAGGAAATACTGAAACGGCGCACGTCCACATCGTCGATGGATGCGGCACGGGCCGAAGCGACCGCCGCGCTGCTTGCTCCGGGGGCCGACAAGGGGACCGGGGCTCCCATCGTGCGAACCTTCGACCCTGCGAAAGACAACGAGGCCGCCGAGGCAACGTGCCGAGCCACCGCAAACGAGCTGCGGCTACGACTCCAGGCCATGCTTCGCGACCAGACGGCCGCTCCGGTTCTTACGCCGCCGACGGGACTTCCCATTTGCGGAGACGATCTCGATGCCCTGCGCACCTTCGCCGCGGAAGCGAAGCCGCAGGAATCACGCATTGTCGAAGGCGACGGGCACCGCCAGCTGATTCTCTATGCAGCGCCGGTGCCCAACGAGCCCGTGACATTGCGCCCGTAG
- a CDS encoding GNAT family N-acetyltransferase, which yields MPQPSLAVFDEQIRRSVRPSAPGTRAEWDAGILRYVNPDSDGECTVIWSELDAATVDGAIAAQVAYFARLGRSFEWKYHRHDRPSDLPERLVAAGFEAGEPESVMVANAADIAIDIVWPEGIRIETIADAAGIARMVALHDQVFGHSRPDFAEDLLAQLTGSPGSMVPFLVLDGDLPVCSARIEFHQGTEFASLWGGGTLESHRGRGIYRALVAHRARLALDRGTRYLHVDAMPDSRPILERLGFLELTTTTPYIKAI from the coding sequence ATGCCCCAGCCGTCACTCGCCGTGTTCGACGAACAGATCCGCCGCTCCGTTCGACCGAGCGCCCCCGGCACCCGCGCCGAATGGGACGCGGGGATTCTCCGCTACGTCAATCCCGACTCGGACGGCGAATGCACCGTCATCTGGTCCGAACTCGACGCGGCCACCGTCGACGGCGCCATCGCCGCGCAAGTCGCCTATTTTGCCCGATTGGGCCGCTCGTTCGAATGGAAATACCATCGCCACGACCGCCCCTCGGACCTTCCCGAACGACTCGTCGCCGCCGGATTCGAAGCCGGCGAGCCCGAATCCGTCATGGTCGCCAACGCCGCGGACATCGCCATCGACATCGTTTGGCCCGAGGGCATCCGCATCGAAACCATCGCCGACGCCGCGGGCATCGCGCGCATGGTCGCCCTGCACGACCAAGTCTTCGGCCACAGCCGCCCCGACTTCGCCGAAGATCTCCTCGCGCAACTCACCGGCTCCCCCGGCTCGATGGTCCCGTTCCTGGTCCTCGACGGCGACCTTCCCGTGTGCTCCGCCCGCATCGAATTCCACCAAGGCACCGAATTCGCCAGCCTCTGGGGCGGAGGCACCCTCGAATCGCACCGCGGCCGCGGTATCTACCGCGCCCTCGTCGCCCACCGCGCCCGTCTCGCCTTGGACCGCGGCACCCGCTACCTCCACGTCGACGCCATGCCGGACAGCCGCCCGATCCTCGAGCGCCTCGGCTTCCTCGAACTAACCACCACCACGCCGTACATCAAAGCCATCTGA
- a CDS encoding chitobiase/beta-hexosaminidase C-terminal domain-containing protein: protein MVAVVAIVGCGGDPETFLDVDAGFPWPQDGGVKEPVATPEFDPGPGTFTSAVSISIQTATPQAVIHYTVDGSTPTAASTAYGSPISIAKTTTVKAIAVRPGYPNSEVQTGVYTIDIASGTVAAVSISPSAGTYENDVGVTLTSATARATICYTLDKSAPACLSDMCARGSTYYDARRPVSITQSGQRITAIACDTRKSPSPLTQADYSLKAAAPVFDPAPKDFDEYEWSTVALRTNTAGGVIHYTVDGSTPTCASPNIFNERGTIPAGAFADGVAIRALTCKEHYSASDVAVAAYYIRPTYPTFDPPAGTPIPATQEALDVTLSSIRATEVAYATDGSTPSCSGLRVANGGKVRVTANSFLTALGCRTGHPAGGSSQAHYPKAGTTAAPDFSPAGGTYGFHQDVAASSWNADRVCYTVNGADPDCNESACTTGSPFPEKLAVNTTGTVIKAIACKSGLFKSSVASAVYHFKVDDVFFGLFSGWDYPVGSDLQYSSGYTGSEGGVTYHAAYGTDPTCASDPAPGWLQPDERVDLRVIGCKEGYEPSKVRVAEAYRPITAMPTFSPGSGNYTDTPTVTLDSVTRSRAGWPTKICYTMDDTEPGCDAATLACTGTGDVHGGAAPLAVKVKTRTSIRATACATSGKLPAWGWAGESYWLEMSEMTFSPAPSSGPFTGVIPKIDIAIATPPENPRICWSDTRSVVPEDCLAETAPAGVRCANAASVSADHDGLGYDSDTTLNAVACKRGEPGLIPSTGQASYTVVPYAHVIEMDGVNDFATVDALTTKSGNTAFVSWDRHGYIYVGMQGAPIGSTTDYVSVYLSGDGGVRTGLDTGVVSSPTALPFAAKYHVRWKTDGRDTRVRLFNGIAWVDAPFQLTDGEIARGGTGASSFVEFRLPRSAFGDVVDIAGTLWKDGTIDAWPALDGHYVHANFASARPAGDSIFPRP, encoded by the coding sequence ATGGTCGCCGTAGTGGCCATCGTAGGATGCGGCGGGGATCCGGAGACCTTTCTGGACGTCGACGCGGGTTTTCCATGGCCGCAGGACGGCGGGGTGAAGGAGCCGGTCGCCACTCCGGAGTTCGACCCGGGGCCGGGCACGTTCACGTCCGCGGTGTCCATTTCGATCCAGACGGCGACGCCCCAGGCGGTCATCCATTATACGGTGGACGGCAGTACGCCCACGGCAGCATCGACGGCGTATGGCTCACCGATCTCCATTGCGAAGACGACGACCGTGAAGGCCATTGCCGTCAGGCCGGGATATCCGAATTCGGAGGTCCAGACGGGAGTTTATACCATCGATATCGCGAGCGGAACCGTCGCCGCAGTCTCGATCAGCCCGAGCGCCGGGACGTACGAAAACGACGTTGGCGTCACCCTCACCAGCGCCACCGCGAGAGCGACGATTTGCTATACGCTCGATAAGTCGGCACCGGCTTGCCTCTCGGACATGTGCGCCCGGGGCTCCACCTACTACGATGCCAGGCGCCCCGTCTCCATTACGCAATCGGGCCAACGCATCACGGCCATTGCGTGCGACACGCGCAAGTCCCCGTCGCCGCTCACGCAAGCGGACTATTCGCTCAAGGCGGCGGCGCCCGTGTTCGACCCGGCCCCAAAAGACTTCGACGAGTACGAGTGGTCGACAGTTGCACTGCGCACGAACACGGCCGGAGGGGTCATTCATTATACGGTCGACGGTTCTACGCCCACCTGCGCCAGCCCGAACATCTTCAATGAACGCGGGACGATCCCGGCAGGTGCATTTGCCGACGGTGTCGCGATTCGAGCGCTCACATGCAAGGAGCATTACAGCGCCAGCGATGTTGCTGTAGCAGCTTATTACATTCGTCCCACCTATCCAACCTTCGATCCGCCCGCGGGTACCCCCATTCCGGCCACCCAGGAGGCACTCGATGTCACGCTCTCCTCGATTCGAGCGACGGAGGTTGCATATGCCACCGACGGCTCGACGCCGAGTTGCAGCGGTCTCCGAGTCGCGAATGGCGGCAAGGTTCGCGTCACGGCGAATAGCTTCTTGACCGCGCTCGGCTGCAGGACCGGCCACCCGGCGGGCGGGTCGAGTCAAGCCCACTATCCCAAGGCCGGCACGACGGCGGCGCCGGATTTCTCTCCGGCAGGCGGCACGTATGGCTTTCACCAAGACGTCGCCGCGTCGAGTTGGAACGCCGATCGCGTCTGTTATACGGTCAACGGTGCGGATCCGGATTGCAACGAAAGTGCGTGCACGACGGGTTCACCATTCCCGGAGAAGCTCGCCGTCAACACGACCGGGACCGTGATCAAGGCCATTGCGTGCAAGTCGGGCTTGTTCAAATCGTCCGTGGCGAGCGCGGTGTACCATTTCAAAGTGGACGACGTGTTCTTTGGGCTTTTCTCAGGGTGGGACTACCCCGTTGGTTCCGACCTCCAGTACTCGTCGGGGTACACGGGCAGCGAAGGGGGCGTGACCTACCATGCGGCCTATGGAACGGACCCGACCTGCGCGTCCGACCCTGCGCCGGGTTGGCTCCAGCCCGACGAGCGCGTGGATCTCCGGGTCATCGGCTGCAAGGAAGGATACGAGCCCTCGAAGGTGCGGGTCGCGGAAGCGTATCGTCCGATCACCGCAATGCCCACGTTCTCTCCGGGCTCCGGCAATTATACGGATACGCCGACCGTGACGCTCGATTCCGTCACCCGGAGCAGGGCAGGATGGCCCACGAAGATTTGCTATACGATGGATGATACGGAGCCCGGGTGCGATGCGGCCACGCTCGCGTGCACCGGAACGGGAGACGTCCACGGGGGCGCGGCGCCGCTCGCCGTGAAGGTCAAGACGCGCACGAGCATTCGGGCGACGGCATGCGCGACGAGCGGAAAGCTTCCCGCATGGGGATGGGCGGGCGAAAGCTACTGGCTGGAGATGTCGGAGATGACCTTCAGCCCCGCGCCCTCGTCGGGACCGTTCACCGGCGTCATTCCGAAGATCGATATCGCGATTGCGACACCGCCCGAAAACCCGCGGATCTGCTGGTCGGACACACGGTCCGTGGTACCGGAGGATTGCCTCGCGGAGACGGCGCCGGCCGGCGTCCGTTGCGCCAATGCGGCAAGCGTCTCGGCGGACCATGATGGATTGGGTTACGATTCCGATACGACGCTCAATGCCGTCGCCTGCAAACGGGGGGAGCCCGGCCTGATACCGTCGACGGGGCAAGCGTCGTACACGGTGGTGCCCTACGCGCACGTCATCGAGATGGACGGCGTGAACGACTTCGCCACGGTCGACGCGCTCACGACGAAGAGCGGAAATACGGCGTTCGTGAGCTGGGACCGACATGGGTACATCTACGTTGGCATGCAGGGTGCGCCCATCGGATCCACGACGGATTATGTGAGCGTCTATTTGAGCGGCGACGGCGGCGTGCGCACCGGACTCGACACCGGCGTCGTGTCTTCGCCCACCGCGCTTCCCTTCGCCGCGAAGTATCACGTGCGGTGGAAGACCGACGGTCGCGATACGCGGGTTCGTCTTTTCAATGGCATCGCGTGGGTCGACGCGCCGTTCCAGCTCACCGACGGAGAGATCGCCCGAGGCGGCACGGGCGCGAGCTCGTTCGTGGAGTTTCGGCTTCCGCGAAGCGCGTTTGGCGATGTGGTCGACATCGCAGGGACGCTCTGGAAAGACGGCACGATCGACGCGTGGCCCGCACTGGATGGCCACTACGTCCACGCCAACTTTGCCAGCGCGCGGCCTGCAGGGGATTCCATTTTCCCCAGGCCGTGA
- a CDS encoding peroxiredoxin has product MPFRVARVLVSAALLSATFIGCHNEEAPPPASPAPAPTTGDVNVSAAAPPAQNAAPGSTPGENPNAPRAITVGSQPPDFTTKAHDGSTLSLSSLKGKPVVIYFYPKDESPGCTKEACSFRDSWNDLQKKNAVLIGVSADSEKSHQDFAKHYKLPFLLVSDPQGVIAKSFGVSFEGGMADRQTVVIGADGKVKKIYRTVDVSNHANEVAKDLSS; this is encoded by the coding sequence ATGCCGTTCCGTGTTGCACGTGTCCTCGTTTCCGCCGCGCTGCTCTCCGCAACGTTCATTGGTTGCCACAATGAGGAGGCGCCCCCGCCCGCTTCGCCCGCCCCCGCTCCAACTACGGGCGACGTGAACGTTTCCGCCGCCGCGCCGCCTGCACAAAACGCCGCGCCCGGCTCGACGCCCGGTGAGAATCCCAACGCGCCCCGCGCCATCACCGTCGGTAGCCAGCCACCGGACTTCACGACGAAAGCCCATGACGGCAGTACCCTCAGCCTCTCGTCGCTGAAGGGAAAACCCGTGGTCATCTATTTCTATCCCAAGGACGAGAGCCCCGGCTGCACCAAGGAGGCTTGCTCGTTCCGCGACTCTTGGAACGACCTCCAGAAGAAGAACGCAGTCCTCATCGGCGTCTCGGCGGACAGCGAAAAGTCGCACCAAGATTTCGCGAAACACTACAAGTTGCCCTTCCTCCTGGTGAGCGATCCCCAGGGTGTCATCGCCAAGTCGTTTGGCGTGTCCTTCGAGGGCGGGATGGCCGACCGTCAGACCGTCGTTATTGGCGCGGATGGAAAGGTGAAGAAAATCTACCGCACCGTCGACGTGTCCAATCACGCAAACGAGGTCGCCAAAGACCTGAGCTCCTAA
- a CDS encoding catalase, with the protein MDNQGSLMSNDMPDDAVTVDGMTARQAIDRIETAGRPRPHDRRLHARGAVYDARFVPTGHVAGLTRATHLTTETEAVIRFSNGSPKIDADDRIKGIRGMAVKFLSDGRAVADLVAANFRVFPSNTPEGFIDLVEAMAAASAADGTLADRAKSKIAAVGKIAGVLAHHPESRAGLKTFIARQPPASFATCRYDGLHAFFLVDAEGHRRAFRYRLVPQLGEIELEAAHASTLTPDFLLGELDARLNAGPVSFTLVFQLAEEGDPTNDPSIAWPEHRPLLPAGYLHVQRRSARNDEWERHVFDPTRVAPGVELSEDPVLRFRPHAYSVSAERRST; encoded by the coding sequence GTGGACAACCAAGGGAGCCTCATGAGCAACGACATGCCCGATGATGCCGTCACCGTGGACGGGATGACCGCGCGGCAAGCCATCGACCGCATCGAGACCGCGGGAAGGCCGCGCCCGCACGATCGCCGTCTGCATGCACGCGGGGCGGTCTACGACGCACGGTTCGTCCCCACCGGCCATGTCGCGGGGCTGACCCGGGCGACGCATCTCACGACGGAGACGGAAGCCGTGATTCGATTCTCGAACGGCTCGCCGAAGATCGATGCCGACGATCGCATCAAGGGCATTCGTGGAATGGCCGTGAAATTCCTATCCGACGGGCGTGCCGTGGCCGATCTCGTCGCTGCGAATTTTCGGGTATTTCCGAGCAATACGCCGGAAGGGTTCATCGATCTGGTCGAGGCAATGGCCGCCGCATCGGCCGCCGATGGGACCCTCGCGGATCGGGCGAAGAGCAAGATTGCCGCCGTCGGAAAGATTGCCGGTGTGCTCGCGCACCACCCCGAGAGCCGCGCCGGGCTGAAGACGTTCATCGCGCGGCAGCCACCCGCGAGCTTCGCCACGTGCCGCTACGATGGACTGCACGCCTTCTTCCTGGTCGATGCCGAAGGCCACCGGCGCGCGTTCCGCTACCGCCTGGTACCGCAGCTCGGCGAGATCGAGCTCGAGGCCGCGCACGCCAGCACGCTGACCCCCGATTTTCTGCTCGGGGAGCTCGACGCGCGTCTAAACGCGGGCCCGGTGTCGTTCACGTTGGTGTTCCAATTGGCCGAGGAGGGCGATCCCACGAACGATCCCTCCATCGCGTGGCCGGAGCATCGTCCTCTTTTACCCGCCGGCTATTTGCACGTCCAACGACGCTCCGCGCGCAACGACGAATGGGAACGCCACGTCTTCGACCCGACGCGCGTCGCACCGGGGGTGGAGCTGTCCGAAGATCCCGTGCTCCGGTTCCGTCCGCACGCGTATTCCGTTTCCGCCGAACGCCGATCCACCTAG
- a CDS encoding mismatch-specific DNA-glycosylase, giving the protein MPRGALTDILAHDLRILLVAINPAPPSLASGYHFATPTNGFWKLMFESGLTPRLYRPFEASCLLSDGIGLTSLVSRATRTAAELTLGERREGVVALAKTVERWKPRTIALLGLTLFPVLFPDAEDPGPGLKKVAFGNASVFVLPNPSGRNRAYPGVRGKLPWYQNLAKTFPRES; this is encoded by the coding sequence ATGCCTCGCGGCGCGCTGACCGACATTCTCGCCCACGATCTTCGGATCCTTCTCGTCGCCATCAATCCCGCTCCGCCCTCCTTGGCATCGGGGTATCATTTCGCGACGCCGACGAATGGGTTTTGGAAGCTCATGTTCGAATCAGGGCTCACGCCCCGGCTCTATCGACCTTTCGAAGCCTCGTGCTTGCTGTCGGATGGAATCGGCCTCACGAGCCTCGTGTCGCGCGCGACACGGACCGCGGCCGAGCTCACACTCGGTGAGCGACGCGAAGGGGTCGTCGCGCTGGCGAAAACGGTCGAACGATGGAAGCCCCGCACGATTGCGCTTCTCGGTCTCACGCTCTTTCCGGTCCTTTTTCCAGATGCCGAAGACCCTGGCCCCGGATTGAAGAAGGTGGCGTTCGGGAACGCGTCGGTATTCGTGTTGCCGAATCCCAGTGGTCGTAACCGTGCGTATCCCGGTGTGCGAGGGAAACTACCTTGGTATCAAAACCTGGCAAAGACGTTTCCTCGCGAATCGTAG
- a CDS encoding GFA family protein, producing MERFTGGCWCGDVRIVASGLPYRVGICHCLDCRKHHGALFHASAIFPEDAVTIEGETRDYAGRFFCPRCGSPVFGRSADEIEVNLGSLDAPDQLRPTYELWVVRREAWLPEFPLTRRYDRDRESTGRSED from the coding sequence ATGGAACGATTTACGGGCGGTTGTTGGTGCGGAGACGTTCGAATCGTGGCGTCAGGGCTCCCCTACCGAGTCGGCATTTGTCACTGCCTCGATTGCCGCAAGCATCATGGGGCCCTTTTTCATGCTTCCGCGATATTCCCCGAGGATGCGGTGACGATCGAGGGCGAAACACGCGACTACGCCGGGCGGTTCTTCTGTCCTCGCTGCGGCTCGCCCGTTTTCGGCCGGTCCGCCGACGAAATCGAAGTCAACCTAGGATCCCTGGATGCACCCGACCAACTGAGGCCAACCTACGAACTCTGGGTCGTCCGTCGCGAGGCCTGGTTGCCGGAGTTTCCGCTCACGCGACGCTACGATCGCGATCGCGAGTCCACGGGTCGTTCCGAGGATTAG